A portion of the Cellulophaga algicola DSM 14237 genome contains these proteins:
- a CDS encoding bifunctional UDP-3-O-[3-hydroxymyristoyl] N-acetylglucosamine deacetylase/3-hydroxyacyl-ACP dehydratase gives MSNKQRTIGKEVTLTGVGLHTGENVTMKLVPAPENHGYAFKRTDLEGEPIIEADANYVINTQRGTNLEKRGVKIQTSEHVLAALVGLEIDNVLIELDAPEPPIMDGSSKFFVKALEEAGIVEQEAEREVYIVKEVISFKDEASGSEITVIPSDEYQITTMVDFGTKVLGTQNATLDKLSNFKTEIADARTFSFLHELEMLLEHGLIKGGDLNNAIVYVDKEISEETMKKLEKAFNKKKLSIKPNGILDNLTLHYPNEAARHKLLDVIGDVALAGTRIRGKIIANKPGHFVNTQFAKKLSKIIKLEKRNKIPQYDLNQPPLMDIHQIMDVLPHRPPFLLIDRILELSDTHVVGMKNVTMNENFFMGHFPGAPVMPGVLQVEAMAQTGGILVLSTVPDPENYLTFFMKMDNVKFKQKVLPGDTLTFHCSLITPIRRGICHMQAYAYANNKLVCEAELMAQIAKKK, from the coding sequence GTGAGCAATAAACAACGAACAATTGGCAAAGAGGTTACTTTAACTGGTGTAGGATTACATACAGGCGAAAATGTAACAATGAAATTGGTGCCTGCACCTGAAAATCATGGATATGCCTTTAAACGAACAGATTTAGAGGGAGAGCCTATTATAGAGGCAGATGCAAACTACGTTATAAATACGCAGCGAGGTACTAATTTAGAAAAAAGGGGGGTAAAAATTCAAACGTCAGAGCATGTTCTTGCAGCATTAGTAGGCTTAGAAATTGATAACGTTTTAATAGAACTAGATGCGCCAGAACCACCAATTATGGATGGTTCTTCTAAGTTTTTTGTAAAAGCTTTAGAAGAAGCGGGTATCGTTGAGCAAGAGGCAGAAAGAGAAGTATATATTGTCAAAGAAGTAATCTCTTTTAAAGATGAAGCTTCGGGAAGTGAAATTACTGTAATTCCTTCAGATGAGTATCAGATTACTACCATGGTAGATTTTGGCACCAAAGTTTTAGGAACTCAGAATGCCACGTTAGACAAGCTTTCAAATTTTAAAACAGAAATTGCTGACGCTAGAACATTTAGTTTTTTGCATGAATTAGAAATGCTTTTGGAGCATGGATTAATAAAAGGTGGAGATTTAAACAATGCCATTGTTTATGTGGATAAAGAAATCTCTGAAGAAACAATGAAAAAGCTTGAAAAAGCTTTTAATAAAAAGAAGTTGTCTATTAAGCCAAACGGAATTTTAGATAATTTAACATTGCATTACCCTAATGAAGCAGCACGCCATAAGTTACTAGATGTAATTGGAGATGTAGCTTTAGCAGGAACACGTATTAGAGGTAAAATTATTGCAAATAAGCCGGGTCACTTTGTGAACACGCAATTTGCAAAAAAGCTATCTAAAATCATAAAATTAGAAAAGCGAAATAAGATCCCTCAATATGACTTGAATCAGCCACCTTTGATGGATATTCATCAAATTATGGATGTACTTCCCCATAGACCTCCATTTTTATTGATAGATCGTATTCTTGAGCTTTCAGATACTCATGTGGTGGGTATGAAGAATGTAACCATGAATGAGAATTTCTTTATGGGGCACTTTCCAGGAGCTCCAGTAATGCCAGGTGTATTACAAGTAGAAGCTATGGCTCAAACAGGAGGTATTTTAGTATTGAGTACAGTTCCGGATCCAGAAAATTATTTAACTTTTTTCATGAAGATGGATAATGTTAAGTTCAAACAAAAAGTACTTCCTGGTGATACCTTAACGTTTCACTGTAGCCTTATTACGCCAATAAGAAGAGGTATTTGTCATATGCAAGCTTATGCTTACGCAAATAACAAGTTGGTATGTGAAGCAGAATTAATGGCGCAAATAGCTAAAAAGAAATAG
- the lpxD gene encoding UDP-3-O-(3-hydroxymyristoyl)glucosamine N-acyltransferase: MKFTASQIAGILEGELEGNPDITVNKLAKIEEGEQGSLTFLANPKYTQHIYTTKSSITIVNRDFVAEHDLTTTLIKVDDAYESFSKLLEYYNQVKNNKTGIESPSFIAASTTYGKDCYVGAFAYIGENVILGDNVKIYPNVYVGDNVHLGDNVIVFAGAKIYSESIIGNNCVIHSGVIVGSDGFGFAPNADGEYKKVPQTGNVIIEDNVDIGAGTTIDRATLGSTIIRKGVKLDNQIQIAHNVEIGEHTVIAAQTGVAGSTKIGKHCLIGGQVGIVGHITIGDNVRIQAQSGIGKNIKTGEIIQGSPALNYGDFYKSYVHFKNLPKIINRINEIEKKIGREQ, from the coding sequence ATGAAATTTACAGCTAGTCAAATTGCGGGTATTTTAGAAGGAGAACTGGAAGGTAATCCTGATATCACGGTTAATAAATTGGCTAAAATAGAGGAAGGGGAGCAGGGATCCCTTACATTTTTAGCAAATCCGAAATACACGCAGCACATATATACTACTAAATCTTCTATCACAATTGTCAATAGAGATTTTGTAGCAGAGCATGATTTAACCACAACACTTATTAAAGTGGATGATGCATATGAATCATTTTCAAAGTTATTAGAATATTATAATCAAGTAAAAAATAATAAAACAGGTATAGAAAGTCCGTCATTTATTGCAGCATCAACTACCTATGGTAAAGATTGCTATGTAGGAGCTTTCGCATATATAGGAGAAAATGTAATCTTGGGTGATAATGTGAAAATTTATCCAAATGTTTATGTAGGTGATAATGTACATTTAGGTGATAATGTAATAGTTTTTGCAGGTGCTAAAATCTATTCAGAATCTATTATTGGTAATAATTGCGTAATTCATAGTGGTGTTATTGTTGGTTCAGACGGATTTGGTTTTGCGCCAAATGCAGATGGAGAATACAAAAAGGTGCCACAAACAGGAAATGTTATTATTGAAGATAATGTAGATATAGGTGCAGGAACTACAATAGACAGAGCTACTTTAGGTTCTACGATTATAAGAAAAGGAGTAAAGCTAGACAATCAAATACAAATTGCACACAATGTAGAGATAGGGGAGCATACTGTAATTGCTGCACAAACGGGTGTAGCTGGGTCTACCAAGATAGGGAAGCATTGTTTGATTGGTGGTCAGGTTGGAATTGTAGGGCATATAACTATAGGAGATAATGTGCGCATACAAGCACAGTCTGGTATTGGAAAAAATATTAAAACAGGAGAAATAATTCAAGGCTCACCAGCTTTGAATTATGGTGATTTTTATAAATCGTATGTACATTTTAAGAATTTACCGAAGATTATTAATAGAATTAACGAAATAGAAAAAAAGATTGGCCGTGAGCAATAA
- a CDS encoding HD domain-containing protein encodes MIKLKKLEIFNDPIYGFINIPTPLVFSLIAEPSFQRLRRISQMGMSYLVYPGAHHTRFHHALGCMHLMQQAIQILRIKDIEISKEEEEGLLCAILLHDIGHGPFSHAMEHSIVEGVSHEYISLKFMESLNDKFEGKLTTAIAIFKGEYPKKFLNQLVSSQLDIDRLDYLKRDSFYTGVAEGNINSERLITMLNVVNNELVVERKGIYSVEKFLMARRFMYWQVYLHKTGLVAEQLLISILKRAKELLARGEKLACSDALMFFMTNKIGKGNFTESVLNRFASLDDVDILSAIKQWQNSSDFTLSKLSEMILNRELLQIKIKSNPISPEKLEKQRTIFMKAYNLNEQDINYFVYSGTVQNQTYDSKKQNIKIINDNGKVTDVVKASDQLNLKTVSKITTKYYICYPKLTV; translated from the coding sequence TTGATAAAGTTAAAGAAACTTGAAATTTTTAATGATCCAATTTACGGATTTATTAACATTCCCACCCCTTTAGTTTTTAGTTTGATAGCTGAACCTAGCTTTCAGCGCTTGCGTAGAATATCTCAAATGGGCATGTCTTATTTGGTGTATCCAGGGGCACATCATACTCGTTTTCATCATGCTTTGGGGTGTATGCACCTTATGCAGCAAGCAATTCAAATACTTCGTATTAAAGATATTGAAATATCAAAAGAAGAAGAAGAAGGCTTGCTTTGTGCTATTTTGTTGCATGATATAGGTCACGGACCTTTTTCGCATGCAATGGAGCATAGTATCGTAGAAGGGGTGAGTCATGAATATATTTCGTTGAAATTTATGGAGTCTTTAAATGATAAGTTTGAAGGCAAATTAACAACTGCAATAGCTATTTTCAAAGGAGAATACCCTAAGAAATTTTTAAATCAATTAGTTTCTAGTCAGTTAGATATAGACCGGTTAGATTATTTAAAGAGAGACAGTTTTTATACGGGTGTTGCAGAAGGGAATATTAATTCGGAACGTTTAATTACCATGTTAAATGTAGTCAATAATGAGCTTGTTGTAGAGCGAAAAGGGATTTATTCTGTAGAGAAATTTCTAATGGCACGTAGGTTTATGTATTGGCAAGTATATTTACATAAAACTGGTTTGGTAGCAGAGCAATTGCTTATCAGTATTTTAAAACGAGCTAAAGAATTGCTGGCTAGAGGAGAAAAACTAGCGTGTAGTGATGCACTTATGTTTTTTATGACCAATAAAATAGGCAAAGGTAATTTTACAGAATCTGTTTTAAATCGTTTTGCATCTTTGGATGATGTTGATATTTTATCAGCAATAAAGCAATGGCAGAATTCGTCAGATTTTACACTTTCAAAGCTTTCTGAGATGATTTTAAATAGAGAATTATTACAGATTAAAATAAAAAGCAACCCAATTAGTCCAGAAAAATTAGAAAAACAACGTACTATATTTATGAAAGCTTACAATTTAAATGAGCAAGACATAAATTATTTTGTTTATTCAGGAACTGTTCAAAACCAGACGTATGATTCTAAGAAACAAAATATTAAAATAATAAATGATAACGGAAAAGTGACTGATGTTGTAAAAGCTTCTGATCAATTAAATTTGAAAACAGTTTCGAAAATTACAACCAAGTATTATATCTGTTATCCTAAACTTACTGTTTAA
- the porX gene encoding T9SS response regulator signal transducer PorX, with translation MNKITILWVDDEIDLLKSHILFLESKNYKVVTCKSGQEALEEVAKTRFDIVFLDENMPGISGLETLTELKDIDATLPVVMITKSEEEFIMDEAIGSKIADYLIKPVNPNQILLSLKKSLDNSRLVSEKTTANYQQEFRKIAMDLSMVNSYTEWADLYKKLITWELRLEEIEDSSMFEILESQKSEANNQFGKFIDKNYEDWFTDEDAPVLSHTVFRELIKPELKDQPTLLVVVDNLRYDQWLAFEDTVTPFYKKKKETSYFSILPTATQYARNAIFSGLTPLDMEKKYPKWWKNDTEDGGKNLFEAEFLGEQLKRLGLELTWEYHKITSLKQGKQLSQNYKTQKKNDLTVIVYNFVDMLSHSKTEMEVIKELASNDKAYRSLTQSWFKNSPLLEIIQQAQSMGQRLIITTDHGTINVKQPSKVVGDKDTSSNLRYKTGRSLSYEKKEVYEATKPSAIFLPTINMSSSFIFAKNDLFFAYPNNYNHYVSYYRNTYQHGGVSLEEMIIPFVVLDPR, from the coding sequence ATGAATAAAATAACGATACTTTGGGTAGACGATGAAATAGATTTGCTAAAATCTCATATTCTATTCTTAGAAAGTAAAAATTACAAGGTAGTAACCTGCAAAAGCGGACAAGAAGCCCTTGAGGAAGTGGCTAAAACACGTTTTGACATTGTTTTCTTAGATGAGAACATGCCAGGAATTTCGGGCTTAGAGACATTAACAGAATTAAAAGATATAGACGCAACACTTCCTGTAGTCATGATCACTAAAAGCGAAGAAGAGTTTATCATGGACGAGGCAATTGGATCTAAAATAGCAGATTACTTGATTAAACCTGTTAATCCTAATCAGATTTTGTTATCTCTAAAGAAAAGTTTAGACAACTCAAGATTAGTTTCTGAAAAGACAACAGCTAATTACCAGCAAGAATTTCGAAAAATAGCGATGGATTTATCCATGGTAAATTCATATACTGAATGGGCTGACTTATACAAAAAACTGATTACCTGGGAACTAAGACTGGAAGAAATTGAAGATTCTAGCATGTTTGAAATACTAGAATCTCAAAAATCCGAAGCAAATAATCAATTTGGAAAATTTATTGATAAAAATTACGAAGATTGGTTTACAGATGAAGATGCTCCCGTTTTATCGCACACTGTATTTAGAGAATTAATAAAACCAGAACTAAAAGACCAACCTACCCTATTGGTTGTTGTTGATAATTTGCGTTACGATCAATGGCTTGCTTTTGAAGATACGGTGACTCCTTTTTACAAAAAGAAAAAAGAGACGAGCTATTTTAGCATCTTACCTACAGCTACCCAGTATGCAAGAAATGCTATATTTTCTGGATTAACACCTCTTGATATGGAAAAAAAATATCCAAAATGGTGGAAAAATGACACGGAAGATGGTGGAAAAAACCTTTTTGAAGCTGAGTTCTTAGGAGAGCAATTAAAAAGATTAGGTCTAGAGTTAACATGGGAATACCACAAAATAACTAGTTTAAAGCAAGGCAAACAATTATCTCAGAATTATAAAACTCAAAAAAAGAATGATCTAACAGTCATTGTATATAATTTTGTAGACATGCTTTCCCATTCAAAAACAGAAATGGAAGTAATTAAAGAACTTGCTTCTAATGACAAAGCATATAGGTCACTTACTCAAAGCTGGTTTAAGAACTCACCCCTACTAGAAATCATACAACAAGCACAATCTATGGGACAAAGGCTAATTATAACCACAGACCATGGAACCATCAATGTAAAGCAACCTTCTAAGGTTGTAGGAGACAAAGACACTAGTTCCAATTTGCGTTATAAAACTGGCAGAAGTTTGTCTTATGAGAAAAAAGAAGTTTATGAAGCTACTAAACCAAGTGCTATATTTTTACCGACTATAAATATGAGTAGCTCTTTTATATTTGCTAAGAATGATTTATTTTTTGCATACCCAAATAACTACAACCATTACGTGAGTTATTATAGAAATACCTATCAACATGGAGGTGTTTCTTTAGAAGAAATGATCATTCCGTTTGTAGTACTAGATCCAAGATAA
- the tsaE gene encoding tRNA (adenosine(37)-N6)-threonylcarbamoyltransferase complex ATPase subunit type 1 TsaE yields the protein MKKEYKQEEIKEIAKFIIENSPSKKICFHGEMGAGKTTLIKAIVKELGGQGEASSPTFGIVNEYSDAQNNTLAYHFDFYRLNDESEALDFGVEDYLYSNYWVFMEWPDKLPNLIPEDATHISITIINKTTRIIEIPS from the coding sequence ATGAAAAAGGAATACAAGCAAGAGGAAATTAAAGAAATAGCCAAGTTCATTATAGAAAACTCGCCTTCTAAAAAAATATGCTTTCATGGTGAAATGGGAGCTGGTAAAACCACCTTAATAAAAGCTATTGTAAAAGAACTTGGAGGACAAGGGGAAGCAAGTAGTCCCACTTTTGGAATAGTGAATGAATATAGTGATGCTCAAAACAATACTTTAGCCTATCATTTTGATTTTTATAGATTAAATGATGAATCTGAAGCTTTAGATTTTGGCGTGGAAGATTACTTGTACTCTAATTATTGGGTATTCATGGAATGGCCCGATAAATTACCCAATTTAATTCCTGAAGATGCCACTCATATTTCTATAACAATTATAAATAAGACTACAAGGATTATTGAAATTCCCTCATAA
- a CDS encoding alanine dehydrogenase, translating into MDKPTSPFSKQQLLPQEETLEILRQKGELFIGIPKENQYQEKRICLTPDAVNAITANGHRVLLEAGAGEGANFSDIEYTNAGAEITRDTKKVFGCTILLKVEPPTLAELELMNPQTTIISALQIKTQSKKYFETLAKKRLTAIAFEYIMDDDGKYPAVRSLSEIAGISSVLIASEIMSNTNKGNGLMFGNISGVPPVEVVIIGAGTVGEFAARSAIGLGANVKIFDNSITKLRNIQAHLRQTVYTSTIQPKNLLKALKRCDVAIGATRGKDRAPVVVSQTMVEHMKKGAVIIDVSIDMGGCFETSEVTSHDKPTLEKFGVVHYAVPNIPSRYPKTASISISNIFTPYLLKIGEDGGVENALRFDKGLRNGLYFYRGILTNKTVGEWFDLSYNDINFLIF; encoded by the coding sequence ATGGATAAACCAACATCACCCTTTAGCAAACAACAGTTACTTCCGCAAGAAGAAACCCTAGAAATATTACGCCAAAAAGGAGAACTTTTCATTGGAATTCCTAAAGAAAATCAATACCAAGAAAAACGTATTTGTTTAACTCCTGATGCCGTAAATGCAATTACCGCAAATGGTCATCGGGTATTATTAGAAGCTGGTGCCGGAGAAGGTGCTAACTTTTCGGATATAGAATACACCAATGCAGGTGCAGAAATTACAAGAGATACCAAAAAAGTTTTTGGTTGTACTATTCTACTTAAAGTAGAACCACCTACGCTAGCGGAATTAGAATTAATGAACCCGCAGACCACAATTATCTCTGCACTTCAAATAAAAACACAGTCTAAAAAATATTTTGAAACACTTGCAAAAAAGCGATTAACAGCTATTGCCTTTGAATACATCATGGATGATGACGGCAAATACCCTGCCGTACGCTCTTTAAGTGAAATTGCCGGAATTTCTTCCGTGCTTATTGCTTCAGAAATAATGTCTAACACTAATAAAGGAAACGGACTCATGTTTGGTAACATAAGTGGTGTTCCTCCAGTAGAAGTAGTTATTATAGGTGCTGGTACTGTTGGAGAGTTTGCAGCACGTTCTGCTATTGGCTTGGGTGCAAACGTTAAAATATTTGACAACTCTATCACCAAACTTAGAAACATACAGGCACACTTAAGGCAAACCGTCTATACTTCTACTATTCAGCCTAAAAATTTACTGAAAGCACTAAAGCGTTGTGACGTCGCCATCGGTGCTACTCGAGGAAAAGACAGAGCTCCTGTGGTTGTTTCACAAACTATGGTAGAGCACATGAAAAAAGGTGCCGTAATTATAGATGTTAGCATTGATATGGGTGGTTGCTTTGAAACTAGTGAAGTTACCAGCCATGATAAACCAACCTTAGAAAAATTTGGTGTTGTTCATTATGCAGTACCCAATATCCCTTCTAGATATCCAAAAACAGCATCTATTTCTATTAGTAATATTTTTACCCCTTATTTATTAAAGATTGGTGAAGATGGCGGAGTAGAAAATGCACTTCGATTTGATAAAGGCCTTAGAAACGGACTTTATTTTTACAGAGGCATACTTACCAATAAAACCGTAGGCGAATGGTTTGACCTTTCGTACAACGATATTAATTTTCTTATTTTTTAA
- a CDS encoding proline dehydrogenase family protein, which translates to MKSIFENTATAFALKSDAELERAYFLFKMISNEPLVRIGTAMTNFAIKAKLPVEGLIRATVFDHFCGGINEKDCLPVVDKLFTKGVNSVLDYSVEGKNTEDPLDEALHMILKVLDFVKEKEAIPFAVFKPTGYGRFALFQKKTEGKPFTDKEQEEWNRVVARFEKTCKKAYDLDVSLLIDGEESWMQGAADELAEEMMRKYNKEKVVVFNTLQLYRWDRLDYLKNLQKRAEQDGFKIGMKVVRGAYMEKENDRALEKGYPSPICSSKAETDLNYDTVVAYMLENLETMSIYMGTHNEESCYKMMDLMNLKNLKPNHTSIWFGQLYGMSDHISFNLAASGFNVSKYLPFGPVRDVMPYLIRRAEENTSVAGQTSRELNLLKIERKRRKI; encoded by the coding sequence ATGAAATCTATTTTTGAGAATACTGCAACGGCTTTTGCATTAAAATCGGATGCTGAGTTAGAACGGGCTTACTTTTTGTTCAAAATGATATCAAATGAGCCTCTGGTTCGTATTGGTACGGCAATGACAAATTTCGCAATCAAAGCTAAATTACCGGTGGAAGGTTTGATTAGGGCCACTGTTTTTGATCATTTTTGTGGAGGAATTAATGAGAAGGATTGTTTGCCTGTTGTCGATAAATTATTCACCAAAGGGGTAAATTCTGTCTTAGATTATTCAGTAGAAGGAAAAAATACTGAAGATCCGCTAGATGAAGCGTTGCATATGATTTTAAAAGTTTTAGATTTTGTAAAAGAAAAGGAAGCAATTCCGTTTGCTGTGTTTAAGCCTACAGGATATGGTAGATTTGCCTTGTTTCAGAAAAAGACGGAAGGAAAACCATTTACAGATAAAGAACAAGAAGAATGGAATAGAGTAGTAGCACGTTTTGAAAAAACGTGTAAAAAGGCATATGATTTAGATGTTTCACTTTTAATAGATGGCGAAGAAAGTTGGATGCAAGGTGCAGCAGATGAGCTTGCAGAAGAAATGATGCGCAAGTACAATAAGGAAAAGGTTGTAGTTTTTAATACATTACAGTTGTATCGTTGGGACCGTTTAGATTATTTGAAAAATTTACAGAAAAGAGCAGAACAAGATGGTTTTAAAATAGGAATGAAAGTAGTTCGTGGTGCTTATATGGAAAAAGAGAATGATAGAGCTTTAGAAAAAGGGTATCCTTCTCCGATTTGTAGCTCTAAGGCAGAAACAGATTTAAATTATGATACCGTTGTGGCTTATATGTTAGAAAATCTGGAAACAATGTCTATCTATATGGGTACGCATAATGAAGAAAGTTGTTATAAGATGATGGATTTAATGAACCTTAAAAACCTAAAACCAAACCATACAAGTATCTGGTTTGGACAATTATATGGGATGAGTGATCATATATCTTTTAATTTAGCAGCTAGTGGCTTTAATGTCTCTAAATATTTGCCTTTTGGTCCTGTTAGAGATGTTATGCCTTACTTAATAAGAAGAGCAGAGGAAAATACTTCGGTAGCTGGGCAAACCAGTCGTGAGCTTAATTTACTTAAAATAGAGCGTAAGCGAAGAAAAATATAG
- the aroB gene encoding 3-dehydroquinate synthase, whose translation MDYTLKKNKVMTSITSSSYAVHFNETAYLRLNEHLSNANYSKIFILVDENTHNFCLAPFMAEIHGDYDFEVIEIEPGEINKNIETCTQVWEVLSELDADRKSVLINVGGGVVTDLGGFVASTFKRGINFINVPTTLLSMVDASVGGKTGVDLGALKNQVGVINQPEMVLVVSSFLQTLEERQMQSGFAEMLKHGLIKDHSYWNELKALSSLDAIDQLIYHSVTIKNEVVLQDPTEQNIRKILNYGHTLGHAVESYFLESPKHELLLHGEAIAVGMILEGYISYKLTGLSKDELEDIKATFLSNYPKVSFSPEDIEAILKLLKFDKKNSHGNINFVLLNKIGKPEIDVKVSQELLVESFAYYKN comes from the coding sequence ATGGATTATACCCTTAAAAAAAATAAAGTAATGACTTCTATCACATCATCATCTTATGCAGTTCACTTTAACGAAACTGCTTATCTACGTTTAAACGAGCATTTGAGTAACGCTAATTATTCGAAGATTTTTATTTTGGTAGATGAAAATACACATAACTTCTGTTTAGCTCCTTTTATGGCCGAAATACACGGAGATTATGATTTTGAAGTCATCGAAATAGAACCAGGAGAAATTAATAAAAATATAGAAACGTGTACTCAAGTTTGGGAAGTTCTCTCTGAACTAGACGCCGATAGAAAAAGTGTATTGATTAATGTTGGTGGCGGGGTTGTTACAGATCTTGGAGGCTTTGTTGCTTCAACTTTTAAGCGAGGTATTAATTTTATTAACGTGCCTACTACTCTTTTATCTATGGTTGATGCGTCTGTTGGCGGAAAAACAGGTGTAGATTTAGGAGCGTTAAAAAACCAAGTTGGGGTCATTAATCAACCAGAAATGGTCCTAGTTGTTTCTAGTTTTTTACAAACCTTAGAAGAACGACAAATGCAAAGCGGATTCGCAGAAATGCTGAAACATGGTTTAATTAAAGATCACAGCTACTGGAATGAACTAAAAGCTTTAAGTTCACTAGATGCTATTGACCAACTTATTTACCATTCTGTCACAATTAAAAATGAAGTTGTACTTCAAGATCCTACAGAACAAAATATTCGTAAAATATTAAATTATGGCCATACTTTGGGTCATGCTGTAGAGTCTTATTTTTTAGAAAGCCCAAAGCACGAATTACTTTTACATGGTGAAGCCATTGCCGTTGGTATGATTCTAGAAGGTTATATTTCCTATAAATTAACAGGCTTATCAAAAGACGAACTGGAAGATATTAAAGCTACCTTCTTAAGCAACTACCCTAAAGTAAGTTTTAGCCCTGAGGATATTGAAGCTATTTTAAAATTACTAAAGTTCGATAAAAAGAATTCTCACGGTAATATCAATTTTGTACTCTTAAATAAAATAGGAAAACCTGAAATTGACGTGAAAGTTTCCCAAGAATTATTAGTAGAATCTTTCGCTTACTACAAAAATTAA
- a CDS encoding DinB family protein, whose product MKTSELLKEDYNPYYHTYIMALGEVNLKEELTEGLTRFEDFSTNIPEEKLNYAYAEGKWTLAEALVHIIDTERVFQYRALCFSRNDKASFPGFEQDDYILNANAGNRGKQSLLEEFRAVRMSSIALFNSFAEADLQKRGVASGSSMSVGAVGFILSGHLNHHKKIIEERYL is encoded by the coding sequence ATGAAAACATCAGAATTACTTAAAGAAGATTATAATCCTTATTATCACACCTATATTATGGCTTTAGGTGAAGTTAATCTAAAAGAAGAATTGACAGAAGGTTTAACTAGATTTGAGGATTTTTCAACTAATATTCCTGAAGAAAAGCTCAACTACGCCTACGCAGAAGGGAAATGGACTTTAGCTGAAGCGTTGGTACATATTATTGACACCGAACGTGTATTTCAATACAGAGCGCTTTGTTTTTCTAGAAATGATAAAGCCTCTTTTCCTGGTTTTGAGCAAGATGATTATATATTGAATGCTAATGCAGGTAATAGAGGTAAGCAAAGCTTGTTAGAAGAGTTTAGGGCGGTACGTATGTCCAGTATAGCACTGTTTAATTCATTTGCAGAAGCAGACTTGCAGAAGCGGGGGGTTGCAAGCGGTTCGTCTATGAGTGTTGGTGCGGTTGGTTTTATCTTATCAGGACATTTAAACCATCACAAAAAAATTATAGAAGAAAGGTACCTTTAA
- a CDS encoding Lrp/AsnC family transcriptional regulator, giving the protein MGKVKLDEIDHQILDMLIDNTRTPFTDIAKKLLISAGTVHVRVKKMEEAGIIKGSSLTLDYVKLGYAFIAYVGIFLEKTHQTKFVLERLNQIPNVTVAHITTGKFNIFCKIRAKDTNHAKNIIFKIDDIDGISRTETMISLEESINDKKRLMHTIFNEM; this is encoded by the coding sequence ATGGGAAAAGTTAAGTTAGACGAAATAGACCACCAGATTCTGGATATGTTAATTGACAATACCAGAACTCCTTTTACGGATATTGCAAAAAAACTTTTAATCTCTGCAGGTACAGTTCATGTACGTGTAAAGAAAATGGAAGAAGCAGGTATCATTAAAGGTTCATCATTAACATTAGATTATGTAAAACTTGGATATGCATTTATTGCATATGTTGGTATCTTTTTGGAAAAGACACATCAAACAAAATTTGTTTTGGAGCGTCTAAATCAGATTCCGAATGTAACAGTAGCACATATTACTACGGGTAAATTCAATATTTTCTGTAAAATTAGAGCTAAAGACACAAATCATGCTAAAAACATTATTTTTAAAATAGATGATATTGATGGTATTAGTCGCACAGAAACAATGATTTCTTTAGAAGAAAGCATCAATGATAAGAAACGATTAATGCATACCATATTTAACGAAATGTAA